In the Acetobacterium sp. KB-1 genome, ATGCCATAGATTTCAGTATTGAGTTCTTTGATGTAAACGGACCGAAAGACATCTTCTTTAAAGATGTAGACATTGCTGGACCATTCCACTTTCTTGTAGGGTGAGCTGTCACCGTGATAATCGTGGTTTCCGCTGATCATAACCACCCAGGTTTTATCAAGACTCGCCAATCCTTCGGCGGCTCGTTTTATATCCATGGTCAGAACATTGACACTGTCAAATAAATCTCCGGCAATAAGCAGAAGCGGTACGCCCTCTTCTTTAACATATGCAATCATCTCGTCAAAGGCTTTCCATAATTCTTTTCTTTTATTTTTACCGTAATAGTTTCCTTGCTGCAAAAAGGTAAAGGGGCGACCTAAATGAAAATCTCCGGTATGTACAAAGCGTGTCAGCATCCTCTTTGCCTCCTCATCTATAAATTTTTTCTTATTTTAGGGTTTCTGACAATTGTCGGTAACACCTTACTTTAGTTTGTTTTACGATTACTATCTTCTAACTGATTTTTTATTATATCATCTTTTGACAAATGTTACATTTAATTTTTCTTAGAATTAATGATTTCATCGCTTTCGAGAAGTGAATAGAGGGTCGGAGTCAAGGAAAATGTCTGGAGCACATTATTTACTTCGGCGAGGGCCTGTGCTTTTCGTTTTTCTGTGACGGTGGTTTTTTTGGCCCGGATCAGGATATTTTTAGGGGTATGAGCCAGATCCACAAATTCCAGCAGCGAAACTTTGTAGCCGCACGCTTCTAAAAGGCTGCCCCGGATGGCATCGGTGATCAGGGCGGCGGTCCGTTCTTTGATGATGCCATATTTTGTCAACAGACTCAGTTGTTCGGTTTTTATTTGGGCATTTAGTTCGTGCTGACAGCAGGGTACCGAAAAAATCAGTTTGGCATTCCACTTAATGGCATTGTACAGGGCATAATCAGTGGCGGTGTCGCAGGCATGAAGGGTGATAATCATATCGACCGGAAAGGTGGTTTGATAGGTATCGATATTCCCCAATTCAAAAGAAAGGTGGTCGTAACCGTATTTCCTGGCACTATCGTTGCAGCGGTCAATGACATCACGCTTTAAATCCAGGCCGACGATGCGTACATTGAGATTTTTTATTTCGGTGAGATAATGGTATAAAATAAAGGTCAGATAGGATTTTCCGCAGCCAAAGTCGATGACATTGAGCTCGGTTCCCGGGTCAAAATTTTTAATTTCGTCGTCGATGATTTCCACAAAACGATTAATTTGACGGAATTTATCGTACATCGTCTTAACGACCTTGCCTTCTTTGGTGAAGATCCCCATATCGACCAGTGGCTTTATGACGGTACCTTCCGAAAGAATATAGTTTTTTTCGCGGTTATGGGTTAAGGCTTTTTCCGGAGCTTCCTTGACGGCTTTTTTAGTCACCGATGGTCGCCCCTTTTTGCTGATTTGAATGATATATTCATACTGATCATCCCAGCCATTATACTGCAAAAATTCATTTTCCAGGGCTTGACCAAGGAAATCTTTAAACTGTTCAAGGGAAAGATTATCATTAAACACCTGGGTAGCCGTGAACTTTTCCAGATGGTAGACTTCCTTTATTTGACTAATAACGATTTTTTTATAGTCACTCGTTTTTGACTTTGGTTTGCT is a window encoding:
- a CDS encoding SAM-dependent methyltransferase; translated protein: MNNLISAVEACFNPQIYKITLSKPKSKTSDYKKIVISQIKEVYHLEKFTATQVFNDNLSLEQFKDFLGQALENEFLQYNGWDDQYEYIIQISKKGRPSVTKKAVKEAPEKALTHNREKNYILSEGTVIKPLVDMGIFTKEGKVVKTMYDKFRQINRFVEIIDDEIKNFDPGTELNVIDFGCGKSYLTFILYHYLTEIKNLNVRIVGLDLKRDVIDRCNDSARKYGYDHLSFELGNIDTYQTTFPVDMIITLHACDTATDYALYNAIKWNAKLIFSVPCCQHELNAQIKTEQLSLLTKYGIIKERTAALITDAIRGSLLEACGYKVSLLEFVDLAHTPKNILIRAKKTTVTEKRKAQALAEVNNVLQTFSLTPTLYSLLESDEIINSKKN